One segment of Coffea arabica cultivar ET-39 chromosome 7c, Coffea Arabica ET-39 HiFi, whole genome shotgun sequence DNA contains the following:
- the LOC113699783 gene encoding uncharacterized protein, giving the protein MGAYLGRNDLWKPIEDDYEVLPFLNNPTIAQMKHHNERRQRKSKVKESLYAIVTSTIFSRIMTLKTTHEIWNFLKNEYEGDEKIKGMRVLNLIREFEMQKMKGSETIKDYSDRLLDIVNKVRLLGTNFSDSRIVQKILVTIPEKFEATTMALENSKDLSCITLAELLNALQAQGQRRLMRQEESVEGAFQAISQNNNRGKNMKNNKKVPRNNKSQVLPFCLYCKKTNHPQKRCWWNPDVRCHKCDQLGHVEKICKSQQQQGEAKATEN; this is encoded by the coding sequence ATGGGAGCCTATCTTGGTAGAAATGATTTGTGGAAACCTATAGAAGATGATTATGAAGTACTTCCTTTTCTAAACAATCCAACAATTGCTCAAATGAAACACCATAATGAGAGGAGACAAAGGAAATCGAAAGTCAAAGAAAGTCTATATGCAATTGTCACATCCACAATCTTTTCAAGAATCATGACATTGAAAACAACGCATGAgatctggaatttcttgaagaATGAATATGAAGgagatgaaaaaattaaagGGATGCGGGTGTTGAACTTGATTCGAGAATTTGAGATGCAGAAGATGAAAGGATCAGAAACTATCAAGGACTATTCTGATAGACTCCTTGACATAGTCAATAAAGTAAGACTTCTTGGTACTAATTTTTCTGATTCTAGAATAGTTCAAAAAATTCTAGTTACAATCCCTGAAAAGTTTGAGGCTACAACCATGGCCttggaaaactcaaaagatctgTCATGTATCACCTTGGCAGAATTGTTAAATGCACTACAGGCACAAGGTCAAAGAAGGCTGATGAGGCAAGAAGAATCAGTGGAAGGTGCCTTTCAAGCCATATCACAAAACAACAACAGGGGCAAGAACATGAAGAACAACAAAAAAGTGCCTAGAAATaacaaatctcaagtacttcCATTTTGCCTTTATTGTAAAAAAACCAATCATCCACAAAAAAGGTGTTGGTGGAACCCAGATGTAAGATGTCACAAATGTGATCAGTTAGGGCATGTGGAAAAGATATGCAAGTCTCAACAGCAACAAGGAGAAGCCAAGGCTACGGAGAATTAA